The following are encoded together in the Lathyrus oleraceus cultivar Zhongwan6 chromosome 3, CAAS_Psat_ZW6_1.0, whole genome shotgun sequence genome:
- the LOC127132580 gene encoding polygalacturonase At1g48100 produces MKHSHSFTLCLFFLTLFLLVQARHHSHRKHRHSHSHKSNKTSLPQPPPPAPRDDDNGYYNNNASGIFDVRAFGAVGDGIEDDTEAFKTAWDTACQNESQVVNVILVPRGFSFVVQSTIFTGPCQGDLVFKVDGTVMPPDGPESWPKNTGKRQWLVFYRINGMSLEGSGLIDGRGQKWWDLPCKPHKGSNGTALGPCDSPIAIRFFMSSNLTVQGLKVKNSPQFHFRFDGCNNVHIDSIYITAPKLSPNTDGIHLENVNDVKIYNSVISNGDDCVSIGSGSYDVDIKNITCGPSHGISIGSLGNHNSKACVSNITVRDSIIKMSDNGVRIKTWQGGSGTVSGVTFNNINMISVRNPIIIDQFYCLTKDCINKTSAVFVSNILYTNIKGTYDIKSPPMHFGCSDSVPCTNITLSEIELLPSQGDIVNDPFCWNAYGDLETLTIPPVSCLLEGIPQSLLDYDVGHC; encoded by the exons ATGAAGCATTCTCATAGTTTTACATTGTGTTTATTTTTTCTTACTTTATTTCTTTTAGTTCAAGCTAGACATCATTCTCATAGAAAACATAGGCATTCACATTCTCATAAATCAAATAAAACTTCACTTCCACAACCTCCTCCTCCTGCTCCTCGTGACGATGATAATGGCTACTACAATAATAATGCATCGGGAATTTTCGATGTAAGAGCATTTGGTGCTGTTGGAGATGGAATAGAAGATGATACAGAAGCGTTTAAGACGGCGTGGGACACTGCATGTCAAAATGAGTCACAAGTAGTTAATGTTATTCTTGTTCCTCGAGGTTTCTCGTTCGTCGTTCAGTCTACTATCTTCACGGGTCCTTGTCAAGGTGACTTAGTATTCAAG GTGGATGGCACTGTTATGCCACCTGATGGACCTGAATCTTGGCCGAAGAACACCGGTAAGCGACAATGGCTGGTCTTTTACAGAATCAATGGAATGTCATTAGAAGGAAGTGGTTTAATAGATGGGAGAGGACAAAAATGGTGGGACCTTCCTTGTAAGCCTCACAAG GGATCAAATGGAACAGCATTAGGACCTTGTGACAGTCCAATT GCTATAAGATTTTTTATGAGTTCCAACTTGACAGTGCAAGGACTTAAGGTGAAGAACAGTCCTCAGTTCCATTTCAGATTTGATGGATGCAATAATGTCCATATAGATTCAATTTACATCACAGCTCCAAAACTAAGCCCAAACACTGATGGAATTCACTTGGAAAATGTCAATGATGTGAAAATATATAATTCTGTGATTTCTAATG GTGATGACTGTGTTTCCATTGGATCTGGATCCTATGATGTTGATATAAAGAACATTACATGTGGACCTAGTCATGGAATTAG CATAGGTAGTCTAGGAAACCACAACTCAAAAGCATGTGTATCAAACATAACAGTGAGAGACTCAATCATAAAAATGTCAGACAATGGAGTTAGAATCAAGACATGGCAAGGTGGATCAGGAACAGTATCAGGAGTAACATTCAACAACATTAACATGATTAGTGTAAGAAATCCAATCATAATAGACCAATTCTATTGCTTAACCAAGGATTGCATTAACAAAACCTCAGCAGTATTTGTTTCAAACATTCTTTACACAAACATCAAAGGAACATATGACATAAAAAGTCCTCCTATGCATTTTGGTTGTAGTGATTCTGTCCCTTGCACCAACATAACACTCTCAGAGATTGAGCTTCTTCCATCACAAGGAGATATAGTGAATGATCCTTTTTGTTGGAATGCTTATGGAGATTTGGAGACATTAACTATTCCACCAGTTTCTTGTTTGTTAGAGGGGATTCCTCAATCTTTGTTAGACTATGATGTAGGTCATTGTTGA